A stretch of DNA from Lepus europaeus isolate LE1 chromosome 11, mLepTim1.pri, whole genome shotgun sequence:
TACTGtgtaagtcttctttttttttttttttaaacaggcagagtggacagtgagagagtgagagacagagagaaaggtctttctttttttttttttttttttggacaggcagagtggacagtgagagagacagagagaaaggtcttccttttgccgttggttcaccctccaatggccgccgcaccgcgccgatccgaaggcaggagccaggtgcctatcctggtctcccatggggtgcagggcccaagcacctgggccatcctccactgcactccctggccacagcagagagctggcctggaagaggggcaaccgggacaggatcggtgccccgaccgggactagaacccggtgtaccagcgccgcaaggcagaggattagcctagtgagccgcggcgccggccaggtcttcctttgcagttggttcaccctccaatggccgccgcgccaggcgcaccgcgctgatccaaagccaggagccaggtgcttctcctggtcttccatggggtgcagggcccaagcacttgggccatcctccactgcactcccaggccatagcagagagctggcctggaagaggggcaatcgggacagaatccggtgccccgaccgggactagaacctggggtgctggtgccgctaggcaggggattagcctattgagccacggcgccggctttgtaGTCTTCTTAAGACTACTTGTAAAGGGTGGCTCATGAATGAATTTATAGGCTCATTCTCCTGAGTGTGGACTAACCACAGATGTCATTAGAGGGCAGGGTGGCTCTGCTCCAGGATAAAGGAGTATGCACTCTGAATCCAGAGTCCTCCTTCGCCACATTTAACCTTCACAGTAAACACAAAGCCTGGGCCTCTTGATTAAATGTACCAGTACATTCTCTCAAGTACCAAGCCTAGCAAATACTGCACGCTTGCTATGAGAACCACAGAGATAAGGGAATAATCACCTTAAAAATAAACGAATCCTCTAGCACCAAGAAATTTTACTGACTGTCCAGCACGGTGAGGGGAAGAGGAACTGCACCAACTGCCCCTTACAGTGCAGTTAGGAGTCAGGCTACTGCCAGTGCCTCATAAATTTTAGCAGAACAAGTTTTTGACCTCTGCcttgttcattttccttttgttacaGTTTCTAGAACTGAAGTAGTAAAGGAAGGTCCTGATCTGAAAATAGGCTGAGAGCCATCCACCAGCCTTTATTTaataaagtcaataaataaaagcCCAACTCCGACATGTCCCATCCTCAGTTGAGTGCCTCTTTAAATTCCCAAAAGTCGTGTGGGGAATCCAGCTCACCACCGTGCTGATCTTCTTCTTCCCATCAGTAGCTCTTAACAGACATTTGTTGTCTGAGGGCTCAAAGCCCTCCACAGAACCTTTCCTTGGGATGGGTTTCGTTCGACCATCATCTGCAAGAAAAGCGGCCTGCTGtgaacacagccacacacactgcTGACAGGCAGACAAGAAGCCAACCCAGAGAGGGAGGGTCCGAAGAGGCGCCCTAATCCCCACCCCCGCTCCAGCTCCGTTAGCCACAGCATCCGCCAAACCTTGCAGAAACCACCGCTACTTCCACTACGGACCTCACTCAAAACTGGGGCGCTGGGGTACCTGACAAAATGATGAGCCCTGACGTGCTTGGGACCCACTGTAACCAGGCCCGAGCTAGGTGCGAAATGCTAGGGGCCGCGCGAGCCACGAACCCTGATACTCTCGGGGCCCTAAGCCCCGAGTGTGCCCAGCACAGGGTGGAGAAACGGCGAGGCGGGGATCCGCAGCCGACCCCGCCGGCTCCCAGACGTCGGTCTCCTGGGCCGGGAGCTGCTCGGCTTCCACGGCGCCCTCTCCCAGCTTCCTCCCGGCCCTGCCGCGACCACGGCTGCTTACACTTCTTCAAGGTGATGAAGACGCTGCCCGACAACCGGCATTTCTGGAAGAGTCTGGTCAGCTCCGTCAGGAACTGGAACACAACAAGCCCGGCCTCGTGAGCAGCCCCAGAGCCTCCCCGCCGCCATCAAgtccccatccccccccccccccgcaaaagGAGACAGAGGCCCCGGGCAGAGCCCCTAACCACATGCGTCCCCGCGCCGGTCGGGTGCGACCAGACCTGCTCGCTCTCCAGCAGCACCATCCCGGGGCTGCCGGTTCCTCTCCGTCCGCACACGCCCCGCCCCGTTGCACCCGGAAGTTCCGCCTCGCCTGGGCGGGACTTCCGCTATTACTCTTCCATTCCTTTCCACCAATCCTTGCCTCCGCCCTGTCCACCTCGCGTCTGAGCTCTGGGACGCCCTCGGCCGTCCCTGGGAGGGAAGCGCTTGGGGAGCTGTTAGGCTGAGTCACCGCACAACAGAAAGATTTGAAAGAACGTAGAGTTGTGTATAGCCAGCCGTTTGTTAGACGAGATACCTAGCAGtccagtgcctcagtttccttatcttaaAGAGAGCATAATAGCACATAGTAGTACAGCTACTTCACGACGTGATGGTGAACAGTAAATGAGCCCACATTGAACAGTAGAACACTGGTACGTGGAAAGTGCACAGTAAGCACTTGCCCACCGTTATGTTATGTAATGTTATTATTTGCATTATCATTGTAATAAGTTCTCATGGAGGCTCTTTGAATTCTCCTCTGACCAGGAGGACTGGGTGCCCCTAATGGCTGACTTGGAGCCCAGTCTTAGTTCCTCTGCATTCAGTAGAAACCTGGGTTCTAGGCCCTGCTTTGGTAGTAACCAGCTTAAACGCTGGACCTTTTCAAAGTCAGGCGTTCGCTCAATGCACAACGGGTTGGCTGTGTGCCTCGtcccctgtgccaggcactgttggaGTTGGGAATACAGCAGGATAGAAGACAAGCTAAGTTCCTGGAACCTGGGTTAAAAGGGtagggagaaaaataaacaattaacaAGAAAACAAGTGTTACAGCTTCAGATGATAAGGAATGCTGTGAGGACAACTATGCAAGGTGATACAAATGGGAGCACCAAGGGGCCAACGTTTTGTTGCAGCCAGAAGAGTTCTCTCTGAAGAGGAAAACTTTTTGTTGAAAGCCATGGGGACAGCCATCCAAAGATCTGGGGATATGGTATTTTAGACAGCGGGAACGGCTAGAGCGAAGACCAAAGGGGAAACTCATCACCCTGTATGAGCAAGGCTGTGGGGTGAGGATGGGATGGAGAGGGCCTGTGGAGACCAGGGGTCAGGGGGCATGAAAAGGCAGGTCTTGTGGGGCCCATGGCCATGGTAAATTTTGATTTTGTTCCAGATAGAGGATTCTTGTAAAAGTAGGTTTTTTTagactcttcctttaaaaaaaaaaattatttactttagagggagaattacagagaaagggagagacagagagaaagtcttccatccactggttcactccccaagtgggagTGAATGAAActgccagacctgggctgatccaaagccaggagccaggatcttcctccaagTCTCGCAcgctggtgctggggcccaagcacctgggccatcttccactgctttcccaggtgcattagcagggtgctggatcagaagtagagcagcaggactcgagtgggaagccagcattgcaggtggtggcttaacctactctgccacagcaccagcccctgtaaaaGTAGTTTTACGCAGGACAGTGATGaactgatttgtgtttttaaaacatctctctgtctttggtgTAGAGACAAGCCAGGAaatgggatcccatatgggagacctggatggagttcctggcccagcagctgctgttgaaggcatttgggaagtaaaccagcagatggaagatcaacctctctctccatctctccctctgtcactctgcctttcaaataaataaaaatgtaaaaaaaaaaaaaaaaaagtttgcagtaaaatggaattaagagtttTTGatgcaagaaatttttaaatccatgcatagctatttcataatacacacctccatgaactttttgaaaacctcatatgcatgactttcaaaatattttgcatcaaaaaaagtagcttttagttccattttccatgatcttttgaaatatcctctTATATCCTAGAATAATTTCCCCAATGAGACAAATGGTATTATATATTGGAACCATCTACAAAAGTAGCTAAGGGTACAATGAAATTGAGAGTTTATGCCAAGAagccatatttatttgaaagtttgagttacacagagagagaaggagaggcaggaagggagagggagagagagagagagagaggtcttccatccactggttcacaccccaattggcctcaacagctggagctgcactgatcagaagccagaagaagcttcttcttccaggtcttccacgtgggtgcaggggccaaaggacttgggccatcttctactgctttcccaggccacagccgagaactggattggaagtagagcagccgggattctaaccagtgcccatatgggatgccggcactgcacatggcagctttacctgctatgccacaatgctggccccaccaaGAAGGCATAGTTAAATTTTGACCAAAAATTCTAACTTACAGTTATGAGCAGTTAGGGTCAAATACGATCGAACTGTAATTTATGTGTAAACAGAGGTCAGTGGTCAGTGGCTGTGGCCCTTGGAgcagagcagtgtgtgtgtgaggcagggagcaggccagATGACGCCCCACTTCTTCCTCGCCCTGGGAGAACTGTGGAGTGAAAATAGTTCCTAAATCCCCCTCCGCACTCATGCAGCCTTCAACAAATGCCTCGTTAGCACCACAGCTAAAACAGAGCCCCTTAGCAAAAAAAACTGGCATCTACTTATGCCAGACTGTCCACGCCACGGGCAAGGACAGGGAAAGAAAAACACCCAGGAAATCTGAGGGGCCGGGATGACTTCCTGCTTCTACCAATTACAGTCCTCTCTCCCAAAATGCAGGGGTCACGTATGTCCTTTCCTTGGAGCACAATTTAATTTATTGGGTTGAAATAGAGTCAAGAGTTATGTCAGTTAtgtcagccggcgctgtggctcacctggttgatcctccgcctgtggcgctggcatcccatatgggtgccggttctagtcccagctgcttctcttccagtccacctctctgctgtggcccgggaaggcagtggaggatggcctgagtacttgggcccctgcacctgtgtgggagaccaggaggaagcacctggctcctagcttcggatcggcgcagctccggctgtggcagccattttgggggagtgaaccaatggaaggaagacctttctctctgtctctctctcactgtctaactctatctgaaaaaaaaaaaaaaaaaaaaaaaaaattcgggtCAAAGGTCTTGTTAAggttagaatattttaatttatagctGTAGTTATTCTAATACAGTTACATTTTGCAGGGCCTGGAAAGTAAGATGATTACAAATAGTCACTAGTTCGTAGCTGCCTGAATTTGaattctaactctacctctccttgTCTCAGAGACTGGAGACAAATCACAAGATTCCtgctaaaatattattaattaatttgtttgtttatttacttatttgagttagagaggaagagacaagagaggtatctcccatgcactggtttactctctaaatgtccacaacggacagggctgggccaggccaaagccgggaggcagaagcttcagccaggcctcccacatgagtgcaggcgcccgagcacttggaccatcctccactgctttcccaggcacatcagccagCAGCTGGATCTACCTGGAGCAGTCGAGACCTAAAtaagtgcccacataggatgctggctttgcaggtggcagcttaaaacactgcaccacaatgctggccccaaaatattttaaaggtgcaatcactggggccagtgctgtggtgtcgtgggtgccatatgggcgccagttcaagacccagctgctccacttccgatccagctctcccctatagcctaggaaagcagtagaagattgcccaagtgctagggcccctgcaccagcatggaaggcccagaaaaagctcctggtttctggcttcagattggcccagctccagcagttgcagccatttggggagtgaaccagcagatggaagacctctctctccctctgtgcctctgcctctctgtaactctgcctttcaaataaataaagaaatctttttttaagaaatcaggtATATGTTACAACTTATTCAATGGAAAATTCACAGAGCAGACACAAAGATCAGAAATTCTGAAATGAATTTGTAAGACAAGGTCGGATTTTCCCCAGGAGGGGCCCAAAGATTGTCCCTCCACAGAACAGTCACTGTATGCAGACAAGTTTTCTACACTATTGTTAGGGTCTCTGCCATGCACAGAGCTGCAAAATGGCTCAATGGCAATGGGGCTGGCATCAGGTAACCCAGAAGGGTGTACACGTACAGTTCTCCACTGGAAGTATACACTAGCCTTGTTTTGTTTCCCAATCTTTACTTAGTCATTTAAAGGGCAGATTGGCAGAGGGATaaagagaggtctaccatcctctggttccctccccagatcgttacaatagtcaggtctgggtcaggttaaagccaggaagaAGGGGCTCATCCCAGTCtccacacgggtgacagggacccgaggacttgggccatcttctgctgctttcctaggcacattagcagggagtcggagcagctgggactccaaatgggatgctggcaccactaggggtggtggcttaacccactgtgccacaacactggtcccctttgctttgttttcatgatatatatcatatatatgtatatatatgataaaaactttttattttgaaaggcagagagacagagtgacagagagctcccacctgctggttcattccccaaatgcctataacagatGAGGCCAAGCTAGGacgaagcctggagcctggaactcaacccaggttccccaaatgactggctgagatccaattacttgagccaccaccactgcctacCAGGTGTGCCTTCCTGCaggaacaggaagctgaaatcaggagccagagccaggaactgaccCCAGGTACACAGGTGCTCCTAACTGGtctcttaatcactaggccaaacacctgccctgatttcttttttctttttccgttTGCCTCTTACTCTCCATTGTTTCCACTCATTTCTTTACTTCAAATATACTTAACTCCTTCGGTGCTCATCCATAGAATGCAGATGTCACAAAGTGCCCGCCCCACTGTAACCGAGAGGACTCCCTGCGCTAACCTGGGCACTGTTAcacctgttagtaaaatggcgcagtcttatctatggtgtgatCTAGGCTCTAGCCCCGCCCCCCCCATTGTTGAAGCCAGGTGACCTtatggcccaactacttgtgtcagctccactcccaccctAATAGGATTCggtgctcctacttccctgccccccccccccaaaggtttaacaggaccaggtcaaccaaatgctgctacagggatacaCTCGGCTCCCCACTCCGGGAGTTTGAGGCTTATGGTCcaggtcagcaggaagcagctatagaagatagaCCACTGCCCCTTCACCCATCCTGGACTTTTGGGCTGACATAATCCCACACAATGCACACAATGCCTACTTTATAAGaaacaaaaggggggaggggCCTGTTAgaccatcacaaaacacaccagacactggagtaagggaaagggtttattggagaaaaccagcaggctggagggaaggggtgaagagggaaaaagggagagaaggagagtgtatgagagacagagaagagaggagctaGCCAGGAGAgaagagacgagaggaggagaggagagcagaggagaggaacaggtccttttaaaactttgcccgacagcgggcagggaagtaggaataGCGAAACCTGGataccggtggttgggccatgtggccacctggctttcagcaatggggGAAGCCAGGGCATAGGAtgaaatcagggtgtagatcgccatagataaaactgtgccagtttcctaacaaggccggcactgtggcacaaatggttaaagccctggcctgaaactccggcatcccatatgggcgccggttctagtcccggctgctcctcttccaatccagctctctgctatggcctgggaaagcagtacaagatggcccaagtccttgggcccctgcacccacgtgggagatccagaagacgctcctggctctgggcttcagatcagcgcagctccagccgttgcggccatctggggagtgaaccagcggatggaagacctctctctctctgtctctccctctctgtaactctgcccttcaaataaataaaatgaatctttaaaaaagaaaaaaaaaaaaacagaaacaaaaggagtgaatgttagtaaaatggtgctgtCTTATCTGTGCCCCAGACACCAGTAGGCCTTGGCCCCAGACGCCAGTAGGCACAGTAGGCTTTGGTCCTAAACCTCATGGTCATGgtccaaccaccggtgtcagctccacccccaccctaaagggatttgctgctcctacttccctgccccctgACAAAGGGATATTGGAcgtggtctctctcttccttcttcgccccttccctccagcccatCGGGTTTCCCCCAGTAAGCCCCTGCTCTGCTCCGGTGTTtgctgtgttttgtggcagccttacaccACCCGCGGTCTCTTACCCTGCAGTGGACTGTGCCGGGGTCCTGCTGGTTAGGGGGAATTCATTCTACAGAAGAAAGTGTGTCCAGGAAGCCGGGGCGCCAGGGACGAGGGAGTCACCCGCCCccaccctggaggccacagcagcACACTTCCTGGGCTGACTCCACAGACGCACCTGCCGCCCCCAGCGCCTTTATGCTGTTCTTCCTTgtgtcccctcccacccccaggatgAAGCCCTGGGTTAAATCCTTGGACAGGCCCTGAGGGCGCCCTGGCGGTGGCATGCCCTGCTACCTCACTTTGGGTGGGGTGTTGGCAAGGTACTTACCTGTGCCCTCTCTTCCACGTTGTAGCTCCCCAAAGAGTTGTTTTCGGGGGGATAATCGACATAAAGGGCTCAGAGTAACCACCCTattgtattttttgaaatttttcaccGTCATGTTAAGGACTAACACTTCCACTTCCAAAATTCTGAGATCCACCGCCTGTCGCCCCGCAGCCCCTCCCGGAGGCCTAGGGAAGCTTCCCGAGCCCACGCGTGTCCGTGACGAGGCACGCGCCTTCCCCGGCtccgggcgggggaggggaagccGGCCGCACCCCGCGCGGTGCGCGCGCCTCCCGGCCCTGCCGCGGCGCTCCTCGGCGCCGGCAGGGGGCGTGCTGACCTCGCCGCTCGAGCTGTCCCCAGGGCCGCGGTCGTCCACTTCAGCGGAGTCCCGGGCTTTTAGGGCCTCAGGGAGACTGTCACTCACTCACTGAGCAAGGCCCGATGGAGCGCCCGCGCTGACCCAACCCACATCACTGCAAGGGACTCCTTTTTTTTCAGACAATAATTCGCTTATGTTTCTTGAAAAGTTACTTACCAGGGCTCATTTCTCAGTGCCTTACATATGGTCTCTCCCGAGTGACAGCCTGGTGAAGTGAGGGCTGCCTTGTGTCCATTTTCTAGCCAGAGGCACTGAAGGGGTGGGGCGGGAGGGGCGCCATGACGGGTCACTCAACCCCTAAAAGGCGGAGGGGAGATTTGAACCCGAGCCCCCTGGTTTCACAGCCAGCCACAGCAGTGGCCTGGAGGAGTCGGGGAGGAAGGTGCCAGGGGGTACCCTGGAAGGGCAGGCGCCTGTCGGCCATGTCCAAGATGGCGGTGGGCAGGGCAGCAGAAGTGACCAGAGCGAGGGAGCCCCCAAAGAGGCAGGAAAGCTGGGCCTGCGGTCCTCGCAGCCCACCTCGCCCTGGAGGTCTGTCCCCACCCGCTCCTGGAGCTCCCATTGGATTCCAGGCCCGGCTGGGCACTTTGTGTGTCTCTGAAGGGAAGTGACCTTATCTCTGTGAGCCTCCATTTTCTCGACTGTAAAACGGGACTACCATGGCTGCCGTGCCAGTGAGTTAACGGAGATCATGTAGAGAAAAACACTTCAGAAATGGGGAAGTATGCCAGAAAAGCCAGGTTTCTATCTTTtcccttcctattcagctccGGTACCTCTGCCCCCAGACCCAAGTTCCTGGGTGaccctccagtgccttccctggagcattagcagggagctggagcggaaggATGGGggtgtcccctcccccccaacttCCATGGGCTTGGtcagggggtgggaggagggtccCCTTGATCATGATGATTAAGGGTtccaaatttaaaacttctgcttGGAAGTCAGGGATAGGAAGTCCTGTAGCCAGAGTTGCTGCACAAATTCCCCAGGTATCCGAACTCTGAACAACAACAGCTGCTGTTGGTCACTCGGCCCGGGTGGCACCACTCATCCCTGAGTGTCTAGGTGCTCTCGCGCCACTTCCCTGACAGACCAGCAGACGCCCAGTCACAGTGAGCCCCGGGCAGACACAGTGAGCAGCCAAGTCCTGGGAATACCATCGCTGAGTCACTGACTTGAAAGAATCACAGTGTGCAGCTGGAAGAGGCCTCGACCATCTTTCTTGTTCAACTCTGTACTTTCTAGTTGTCGCAAGAAAGAAAACTGAGTGAGGCCCAGAGAGAAAGTGACCTGACCAAGGCAGAggccggaagctctgagcccaggGCCCACCCACTTGCCCCTGCCTTTCACATCCCTCTGAGTGCCCCCACCTGGCTGAACAGGGAGCGGGAGGCAGGGCAGAGGCCGATTAGCCACAGGTGGGCTCTCTGTGTCAGCCTCAGCCCCCCTCACTGGGAAGGGAAGAGCCCGGGGCTGTCCTCACACCCCAGGTGCCAGGCCACAGCTTAGAGGCTAGAGGAGGCCGCTTCCTGCTTGGCCGGCTTCCAAGGCCATTTCACAATGAGGGGAAGAGTGCTGGGCTGAGAGTCCTGGGTTACTGCTCACTGCAGCCCCTCTCAGACCCCCTGGGGAGAATGAGCCAGGCTCCTTCTGATGTTTGGGGCAAAGAGACTCTCCAAGAGGGGAGACGGGGGTGGAGGCTGGGCCGTGTCCACTGGCAGTGTTGCATGAACCCTGCTCCTGGAGTCGGAAGTGGGGGCAGCCTTGCTGGGGCCCACCTGCAAGCATTTATAGTGCCAGAGGCCAGAATCCTTTCTGCTGGGACAGCGGTGGTCCCTTCAGGTCAGACCCACACTCGCTCACTAACAGTGAGCAAAGGCCTCCCTGGAAGCAGTGAGGATCAGCAAGCTCGGACTAGGCAGCAAGGCCCCGGTCAGCTTCCTGTATGAGGCCACAGGACTACCAGGCAGAAAATTCTGGAAGGGAAGCCCaagtcctctttctctttcagctCCCAGCATGCCACTGTGTCTGGGGTGAACAGTGGCTCAGCTGACAGAAATTCAACCAGGAAGCAAGAAAGAGACACCAGGACTTGCCATaaagtcctggctcttgcagtAGCGCCAGCCCTTGGCTAGGCTCTGGAAGGGGTCTAGCTTGAAGTAGGAGGCAGTGATTAGAGGCGTGGATTATCCCATCTTAAGTCTTGAAGAGGAGACAAAGCAAGCCAAGGTGAAATGTCAAACCACAGGACAAGGCAGAATGAGAATCAGGCCTACGTTTTCATGTGCGATGGTCCAGTGCAGCCAGTGGGCTGCGGGAGGCAGCGTCTGTGGGCAAAGCCTCAGGCTTTGGTATTGAGGGGGCCACAGCCTGGGGAGAAGTTGGCTCtgcagggagaccaggaaaggaagGTGAAATAGGACCCTGTCTGCACCGGGCGTGGTGAGCCATGCTACTGGAAATGAGTGTGTCTGGCCATGAGACACTTCCTCACTCTGAGCTCTCGCCCCTGGAACACGGCCGTCCTCCATCCCCTTGGGACGTTGCTGGCCTACTGAGGCAGGTTATCACGTGGGGAGCCAGGCGGGGGCCGGGGTGCCAGGGAGCTCAGCCCCTCAGTCGGGTGCTCTCTGACAACAGGAAGCAGCTGCAACAGGCTCCTGGTGTCTGTCACTCCCTGTCTGCGGGCTGCACCCCCCTTGCAGAACAAACTGTTCTTCCAGAagccctggggacagagggcccacacctgctcccaggTTGGTGTGGACAAGCCCCTGTCGGCCCAGGCTGGGAGCCCGGCAGAGCCACGACACGGCTCAGCAGCCTT
This window harbors:
- the SRP14 gene encoding signal recognition particle 14 kDa protein — its product is MVLLESEQFLTELTRLFQKCRLSGSVFITLKKYDGRTKPIPRKGSVEGFEPSDNKCLLRATDGKKKISTVVSSKEVNKFQMAYSNLLRANMDGLKKRDKKSKSKKSKAAQ